A window from Streptomyces subrutilus encodes these proteins:
- the ppk2 gene encoding polyphosphate kinase 2: MPEQPEAESREQLLDGLRVDSSRPEQPVLLDGRGLPVRTWRENHPYDHRVRRAAYDREKRILQIEMLKLQKWARATGARLVVVCEGRDAAGKGGTIQRFTERLNPRGARVVALDKPTEREAGQWYFQRYVSHLPAAGEIVFFDRSWYNRAGVEKVMGFCTDAEYRLFLHQCPSFEAMLVEDGIHLVKFWFSVSRAEQRTRFAIRHIDPVRQWKLSPTDLASLDLWDDYTAAKVAMFRATDTDHAPWTVVKSNDKRRARLQAMRHLLWQVDYDNKDHAAVGRPDPLIVGAADTLLEPGEETTALSPTPLARRMAGPGAHP; encoded by the coding sequence ATGCCCGAACAGCCCGAGGCCGAATCCCGGGAGCAGCTCCTGGACGGGCTGCGGGTGGACTCCTCCCGCCCCGAACAGCCCGTGCTGCTCGACGGCAGGGGCCTGCCGGTCAGGACCTGGCGCGAGAACCACCCCTACGACCACCGGGTCCGGCGCGCCGCGTACGACCGCGAGAAGCGGATCCTGCAGATAGAGATGCTCAAACTGCAGAAGTGGGCGCGGGCCACCGGCGCCCGCCTGGTGGTGGTGTGCGAGGGACGGGACGCCGCGGGCAAGGGGGGCACCATCCAGCGGTTCACCGAGCGGCTCAACCCCCGCGGCGCCCGGGTGGTCGCCCTGGACAAGCCGACGGAGCGCGAGGCGGGCCAGTGGTACTTCCAGCGCTACGTCTCGCACCTGCCGGCCGCCGGCGAGATCGTCTTCTTCGACCGGTCCTGGTACAACCGGGCCGGGGTCGAGAAGGTCATGGGCTTCTGCACGGACGCCGAGTACCGGCTGTTCCTGCACCAGTGCCCGTCCTTCGAGGCGATGCTCGTCGAGGACGGCATCCACCTGGTCAAGTTCTGGTTCTCGGTCTCCCGTGCGGAGCAGCGGACCCGGTTCGCGATCCGGCACATCGATCCGGTGCGCCAGTGGAAGCTGTCGCCGACGGACCTGGCCTCCCTCGACCTGTGGGACGACTACACGGCGGCGAAGGTAGCCATGTTCCGGGCGACGGACACCGACCACGCGCCGTGGACCGTGGTCAAGAGCAACGACAAGCGCCGGGCCAGGCTCCAGGCCATGCGCCACCTGCTGTGGCAGGTGGACTACGACAACAAGGACCACGCCGCGGTCGGCCGACCCGACCCGCTGATCGTGGGCGCCGCTGACACGCTGCTGGAGCCCGGCGAGGAGACGACGGCCCTCTCCCCGACCCCGCTCGCCCGGCGGATGGCGGGCCCGGGGGCGCATCCGTAG
- a CDS encoding ABC transporter permease — protein MSPSTTPRTPTAPPVDRTAGGAARRRRRGPRTWLAVLPLLAFTGLCFGLPLGAIAFGAVTRSDPASGATALTGEHLARSLQGPYLDSLIGSVQLSALTALIGGVLGVVIAQAVVTSGSAGLRGATLTASGVLANFGGVPLAFAFIATAGISGVVTRLADLGGLGWNLYSFTGLTVVYLYFLTPLMVLVIAPALDGLRPQWREAAQNSGATAGQFWRHVGLPVLAPSLLGGFVLLFGTAFAAHATAAALVGGSVPLVTLKIADALSGNVLTGQENVALALGLDMILIAGLVMAVYLPLQRRSARWLR, from the coding sequence ATGTCCCCCTCCACCACCCCCCGCACGCCGACGGCCCCGCCCGTCGACCGCACCGCCGGCGGCGCCGCCCGCCGCCGGCGGCGCGGCCCGCGCACCTGGCTCGCGGTCCTCCCGCTCCTCGCCTTCACCGGCTTGTGCTTCGGACTGCCGCTCGGCGCCATCGCCTTCGGCGCCGTCACCCGCAGCGACCCGGCGAGCGGCGCCACCGCACTGACCGGCGAACACCTCGCCCGCTCGCTCCAGGGCCCCTACCTGGACTCGCTCATCGGCAGCGTCCAGCTCTCCGCGCTCACCGCGCTCATCGGCGGCGTCCTCGGCGTGGTGATCGCGCAGGCCGTGGTCACCTCCGGCTCGGCGGGCCTGCGCGGCGCCACCCTCACCGCCTCCGGCGTGCTCGCCAACTTCGGCGGCGTCCCCCTCGCCTTCGCGTTCATCGCCACCGCGGGGATCTCCGGAGTCGTCACCCGGCTCGCCGACCTCGGCGGCCTCGGCTGGAACCTGTACTCCTTCACCGGGCTCACCGTGGTCTACCTGTACTTCCTGACCCCGCTGATGGTGCTGGTGATCGCCCCCGCGCTGGACGGGCTGCGCCCGCAATGGCGCGAAGCCGCCCAGAACAGCGGCGCCACCGCGGGCCAGTTCTGGCGCCACGTCGGCCTGCCGGTCCTCGCACCCTCCCTGCTCGGCGGATTCGTCCTGCTCTTCGGCACCGCCTTCGCCGCACACGCCACCGCCGCCGCCCTCGTCGGCGGCTCCGTCCCCCTGGTCACCCTCAAGATCGCGGACGCGCTCTCCGGGAACGTCCTCACCGGCCAGGAGAACGTGGCGCTCGCCCTCGGCCTCGACATGATCCTGATCGCCGGCCTGGTCATGGCCGTCTACCTGCCCCTCCAGCGACGGAGCGCCCGATGGCTGCGATGA
- a CDS encoding ABC transporter ATP-binding protein, translated as MSTTHPAAGKPGSAEPGGARVEFRGLRRAFGSTVALDGLDLTVEPGELLALLGPSGCGKTTALRVVAGFEQPDSGEVLLDGQDITRVPANRRDAGMVFQSYSLFPNLSARDNVAFGLRVRKVPAGHRHERAAELLDLVGLPDHGDRYPHQMSGGQQQRVALARALALRPRVLLLDEPLSALDAKVRATLREEIRRLQLSLGITTVFVTHDQEEALSMADRVAVLNAGRLEQCAAPAELYERPATPFVAEFVGTMNRLPGRLTGTGAGSGSGAPEVEVPAAGVRLPVDGPVPAASDVEVLVRPENVTAAPDPEGGAVVVSASFFGSVTRLHLELPGGLRVKADLPSRDAGALAPGARAALGLAERPVLVVARTP; from the coding sequence ATGTCCACCACCCACCCCGCGGCCGGGAAGCCCGGCTCCGCCGAGCCCGGCGGCGCCCGTGTCGAGTTCCGCGGCCTGCGCCGCGCGTTCGGATCCACGGTCGCGCTCGACGGGCTCGACCTGACCGTCGAGCCCGGTGAACTCCTCGCCCTGCTCGGCCCGTCCGGCTGCGGGAAGACCACCGCGCTGCGCGTCGTGGCCGGTTTCGAACAGCCCGACTCCGGCGAGGTCCTGCTCGACGGGCAGGACATCACCCGGGTCCCGGCCAACCGCCGCGACGCCGGGATGGTCTTCCAGTCGTACAGCCTCTTCCCCAACCTCAGCGCCCGCGACAACGTCGCCTTCGGCCTGCGCGTGCGCAAGGTGCCCGCCGGCCACCGCCACGAACGCGCCGCCGAACTGCTCGACCTGGTCGGCCTCCCGGACCACGGGGACCGCTACCCGCACCAGATGTCCGGCGGCCAGCAGCAGCGCGTCGCGCTCGCCCGCGCCCTGGCCCTGAGGCCGCGCGTCCTGCTCCTCGACGAACCGCTGTCCGCCCTGGACGCCAAGGTCCGGGCCACCCTGCGCGAGGAGATCCGCCGCCTCCAGCTGTCGCTGGGCATCACCACCGTCTTCGTCACCCACGACCAGGAGGAGGCCCTCTCGATGGCCGACCGGGTCGCGGTCCTGAACGCCGGCAGGCTGGAGCAGTGCGCCGCCCCCGCCGAGCTGTACGAGCGCCCCGCCACACCCTTCGTCGCCGAGTTCGTCGGCACCATGAACCGGCTGCCCGGACGGCTCACCGGCACCGGTGCGGGCTCCGGTTCCGGCGCGCCCGAGGTCGAGGTACCGGCCGCGGGCGTACGGCTGCCCGTGGACGGCCCGGTGCCGGCCGCCTCCGACGTGGAGGTGCTGGTACGCCCCGAGAACGTGACGGCGGCCCCCGACCCCGAGGGCGGCGCCGTCGTGGTCTCCGCCTCCTTCTTCGGCTCCGTCACCCGGCTCCACCTCGAACTCCCCGGCGGCCTGCGGGTCAAGGCCGACCTGCCCTCGCGCGACGCCGGTGCCCTGGCGCCCGGTGCCCGCGCCGCCCTGGGCCTGGCCGAACGGCCCGTGCTCGTCGTGGCGAGGACCCCGTGA
- a CDS encoding DUF418 domain-containing protein: MAEIDALRGFALLGILLVNAAMMAGPYGLGSVHDPGASALDRTVEGVLQTFVVGKFYLMFSFLFGYSFTLQLAAADRAAARPVPRLLRRSLGLLALGVLHAVLLYVGDILITYAVLGLVLVAARGCSPRAARRAAGLLYGCTSALMLLVGSVSLFLSDAESADLDAELAADFPGLTAGYRGDAAAVLRTNLDQLPDALLASLLMSGFVLAAFLVGLYCGKLRLLADAAVDRTRLRRVCLLGAAAGLPGGLFMALTASGPLGARWTALGQVVGMVTAPALTAAYVCGTLLLLRGPRGARLTALLAPAGRMALTNYLSQSLVMALVFTGYGLALYDRLPPAVVTAGACALYGVQLALSTRLMTRFRYGPVEWLLRAVTVGHAPGRERGGP; this comes from the coding sequence ATGGCGGAGATAGACGCGCTGCGGGGCTTCGCCCTCCTCGGCATCCTGCTGGTCAACGCGGCCATGATGGCCGGCCCGTACGGCCTCGGCAGCGTCCACGACCCGGGCGCCTCCGCCCTCGACCGGACCGTCGAGGGCGTCCTGCAGACCTTCGTGGTCGGCAAGTTCTACCTGATGTTCTCGTTCCTCTTCGGCTACAGCTTCACCCTCCAGCTCGCGGCCGCCGACCGCGCCGCAGCCCGCCCCGTGCCCCGGCTGCTGCGCCGTTCGCTCGGACTGCTCGCCCTCGGCGTCCTGCACGCCGTCCTCCTGTACGTCGGCGACATCCTGATCACCTACGCCGTCCTCGGCCTGGTCCTCGTCGCCGCCCGGGGCTGCTCACCGCGGGCCGCGCGCCGCGCCGCCGGACTCCTCTACGGCTGCACGAGCGCGCTGATGCTGCTCGTCGGCTCGGTCTCCCTCTTCCTGTCCGACGCCGAGTCCGCCGACCTGGACGCCGAACTCGCCGCGGACTTCCCCGGCCTGACAGCCGGCTACCGCGGCGACGCCGCGGCCGTCCTGCGGACCAACCTCGACCAGCTGCCCGACGCGCTCCTCGCCTCCCTCCTGATGAGCGGCTTCGTCCTGGCCGCCTTCCTCGTCGGCCTGTACTGCGGCAAGCTGCGCCTCCTCGCCGACGCGGCCGTCGACCGCACCCGCCTGCGTCGCGTCTGCCTGCTCGGCGCGGCCGCCGGGCTGCCCGGCGGCCTGTTCATGGCGCTGACCGCCAGCGGGCCGCTCGGGGCCCGGTGGACGGCGCTCGGCCAGGTCGTCGGCATGGTCACGGCCCCGGCCCTGACCGCCGCGTACGTCTGCGGAACGCTCCTGCTGCTGCGGGGTCCGCGCGGGGCGCGCCTCACGGCCCTCCTCGCGCCCGCGGGGCGGATGGCCCTGACGAACTACCTGAGCCAGTCCCTGGTCATGGCCCTCGTCTTCACCGGCTACGGACTCGCGCTGTACGACCGCCTCCCGCCCGCCGTCGTCACGGCCGGGGCGTGCGCGCTCTACGGCGTCCAACTCGCCCTGAGCACACGGCTGATGACCCGGTTCCGGTACGGGCCCGTGGAATGGCTGCTGCGGGCGGTGACCGTCGGCCACGCCCCCGGCCGGGAGCGCGGCGGGCCGTAG
- a CDS encoding GOLPH3/VPS74 family protein encodes MTITLAEEIMLLSLDDASGATRQRQAVGWAVAGGILLELVLAGRVSVTGKYLEVVDPTPTGMRLPDSRIPMMEAWMRGRSKRRVTDWLARDHGKGVAAAVESLHERGAVAEAEHRVLGLFPVRRFPEADASVERALRDRLAAVVLGGAEPDGRTAGLVALIHSAKLHGLAFPDRPRAEVEARTAEIADGQWAAESVRTAIRDTQAAMAAVTVVTFIAAG; translated from the coding sequence ATGACGATCACGCTGGCCGAGGAGATCATGCTGCTGTCCCTGGACGACGCGTCCGGGGCCACGCGGCAGCGGCAGGCCGTGGGCTGGGCGGTGGCGGGCGGCATCCTGCTCGAACTGGTCCTGGCCGGGCGGGTGTCGGTCACGGGGAAGTACCTCGAAGTGGTCGATCCCACGCCGACCGGGATGCGGCTGCCCGACAGCCGCATCCCGATGATGGAGGCCTGGATGCGCGGCCGGAGCAAGCGCCGGGTGACGGACTGGCTGGCCAGGGACCACGGCAAGGGCGTGGCCGCCGCGGTGGAGAGCCTGCACGAGCGGGGCGCGGTCGCCGAGGCGGAGCACAGGGTGCTCGGCCTCTTCCCCGTCCGCCGCTTCCCCGAGGCCGACGCCTCGGTGGAGCGGGCGCTGCGCGACCGGCTCGCCGCCGTCGTCCTGGGCGGGGCGGAGCCGGACGGTCGGACGGCCGGCCTCGTCGCGCTGATCCACTCGGCGAAGCTGCACGGCCTCGCGTTCCCGGACCGGCCCCGGGCCGAGGTAGAGGCCCGCACGGCGGAGATAGCGGACGGCCAGTGGGCGGCCGAGAGCGTCCGCACGGCCATCCGCGACACGCAGGCGGCGATGGCCGCGGTCACGGTCGTCACGTTCATCGCGGCCGGCTGA
- a CDS encoding ABC transporter permease — MAAMTPTAPHAPAGVPGADTARPAPRPEPRRAGPPRPRIWRGAVLALAGAYFLVPLVASFVFTVHVPGRGISFEAYTGLLAADGFTRSLLLSLGLAAATIALSLLLAVPALIAVRIGSPRLRPVVEVVCMLPLVVPPIALVTGITTVLRWGPDHLSRTPLYQTFLAVQDERFPVVLVLAYTVLALPFVHRSLDAGLRAVDVPTLVEAARSCGAGWPHVVLRVLLPNLRASLAGAAFLTLALVLGEFTIASLLGFRPFAVWIVSISGAQARMSVAVSILSLLITWLLLLALSRAGAAPASTATAATTSRKES, encoded by the coding sequence ATGGCTGCGATGACCCCGACCGCACCCCACGCACCGGCCGGGGTGCCGGGCGCCGACACCGCGCGCCCGGCACCCCGGCCCGAGCCCCGCCGGGCCGGCCCGCCCCGGCCGCGGATCTGGCGCGGCGCCGTCCTCGCCCTGGCCGGCGCGTACTTCCTCGTCCCGCTCGTCGCCTCGTTCGTCTTCACCGTGCACGTGCCCGGCCGGGGCATCTCCTTCGAGGCGTACACCGGCCTGCTCGCCGCGGACGGCTTCACCCGCAGCCTGCTGCTCTCCCTGGGCCTCGCCGCCGCGACCATCGCCCTGTCCCTGCTGCTCGCGGTGCCCGCGCTGATCGCCGTACGCATCGGCTCCCCGCGCCTGCGCCCCGTGGTGGAGGTGGTGTGCATGCTGCCGCTGGTGGTGCCGCCCATCGCCCTGGTCACCGGGATCACCACCGTGTTGCGCTGGGGCCCCGACCACCTGTCGCGGACCCCGCTCTACCAGACCTTCCTCGCCGTCCAGGACGAGCGGTTCCCGGTCGTCCTGGTCCTCGCCTACACGGTGCTGGCGCTCCCCTTCGTCCACCGCTCGCTCGACGCGGGACTCCGCGCGGTCGACGTGCCGACCCTCGTCGAGGCCGCCCGCAGCTGCGGCGCGGGCTGGCCCCACGTCGTGCTGCGCGTCCTGCTGCCGAACCTGCGGGCCTCCCTCGCCGGAGCCGCCTTCCTCACCCTGGCCCTGGTCCTGGGCGAGTTCACCATCGCCTCCCTCCTCGGCTTCCGGCCGTTCGCCGTGTGGATCGTCTCGATCTCGGGAGCCCAGGCCCGGATGTCGGTCGCCGTCTCCATCCTCAGCCTCCTGATCACCTGGCTGCTGCTGCTCGCCCTCTCCCGGGCCGGCGCCGCCCCCGCCTCCACCGCGACCGCAGCCACCACCTCCCGCAAGGAGTCCTGA
- a CDS encoding ArsR/SmtB family transcription factor yields MTGDERRRVLDPEQDAAALKALTHPLRIRMLGLLRLDGPATASELAVRTGESSASTSYHLRVLAKYAFVAEADHRDGRERRWRAVHSVTSWNNAAMEASPASRAFLGAARTAQLEHLAEALAQHEADLAAGRLGQEWLEPSGISDLVPRLSPESLTELWEAFGRKLTELTARDADDPRAAHVVLVTAGLPLAPRGHRPDRDGGAGRAASGPEAGGEAGAEPGSDRGPAPRTGPAADTAPGTNTGPAA; encoded by the coding sequence ATGACCGGTGACGAACGCAGGCGCGTCCTCGACCCCGAGCAGGACGCGGCGGCTCTCAAGGCCCTCACGCACCCCCTGCGCATCCGGATGCTCGGCCTGCTGCGGCTGGACGGGCCCGCAACCGCGAGCGAACTCGCCGTCCGGACCGGCGAGTCCTCCGCCTCCACCAGCTATCACCTGCGGGTCCTGGCCAAGTACGCGTTCGTGGCCGAGGCGGACCACCGCGACGGGCGCGAGCGGCGCTGGCGGGCGGTGCACTCCGTGACGTCCTGGAACAACGCGGCGATGGAGGCCTCACCGGCCAGCCGGGCCTTCCTCGGCGCGGCCCGCACGGCCCAACTGGAGCACCTGGCCGAGGCCCTCGCCCAGCACGAGGCGGACCTGGCCGCGGGCCGGCTGGGGCAGGAGTGGCTGGAGCCCTCCGGGATCAGCGACCTGGTGCCCCGTCTGTCGCCCGAGTCGCTCACCGAACTGTGGGAGGCCTTCGGCCGCAAGCTGACGGAGCTGACCGCGCGCGACGCGGACGATCCGCGGGCCGCCCACGTCGTCCTGGTGACCGCGGGCCTGCCCCTCGCGCCGCGCGGCCACCGGCCGGACCGGGACGGGGGCGCGGGCCGCGCGGCGTCCGGCCCGGAAGCGGGCGGCGAGGCGGGGGCGGAGCCCGGCTCCGACCGCGGCCCGGCCCCCCGGACGGGGCCGGCCGCCGACACCGCCCCCGGCACAAACACGGGCCCGGCCGCATGA
- a CDS encoding MFS transporter, which translates to MSAYALDPRSARRRYVTLCVLFWLPMGLAVTPLVLLFTERGMPLGSIAGFFVAHSLTAAALELPTGGLSDVLGRRPVLVAAGVLNAAAFTLLGLGTAPWQLTLGMALMGAGRALSSGPAEAWYVDTVQAHSGPGGDTGPHTGTGSDPRSGLRTGLARGSTATSAALAAGTLLGGALPWLLSRASGTGARLGTATSGAVLPLSVPALLAALIEAGFALYALGALREPPRPRSTPREVFRGIPAAVSEGLRLGGRDALVRRVLLGAAAAGSALATVELLTPGRAAAFTGTPESGALLFSVLACTGFVCSAAGSHLAPLTARLAGGGERAVRLGLGAGAFGVLLLGATSLSASASAGPLAMALAAGGYGLVYFGLGAAGPNQNELLHRRVARAGRATALSVQSLALQLTGALTGLVIGVLPEGPARWLPGGAALVAGALVWLRRTGTGRLPARTATAKATAEGAAKDPTAGSRSGTPPRAVRGSSR; encoded by the coding sequence ATGAGCGCGTACGCCCTGGACCCGCGCAGCGCGCGCCGCCGTTACGTGACGCTCTGCGTCCTCTTCTGGCTCCCCATGGGCCTGGCGGTCACCCCGCTGGTCCTCCTCTTCACCGAGCGCGGCATGCCCCTCGGGTCCATCGCCGGTTTCTTCGTCGCGCACTCCCTCACCGCGGCCGCGCTCGAACTGCCCACCGGCGGGCTCTCCGACGTCCTGGGACGGCGGCCCGTCCTGGTCGCGGCCGGCGTGCTCAACGCCGCCGCCTTCACCCTGCTGGGCCTGGGCACCGCGCCCTGGCAACTGACGCTCGGCATGGCCCTGATGGGCGCCGGGCGGGCCCTGTCCAGCGGTCCGGCGGAGGCCTGGTACGTCGACACCGTCCAGGCGCACTCCGGCCCCGGCGGCGACACCGGCCCGCACACCGGCACCGGCAGCGACCCGCGCTCCGGGCTGCGCACCGGCCTCGCGCGCGGCAGTACCGCGACGTCGGCGGCCCTCGCGGCGGGCACCCTGCTCGGCGGGGCCCTCCCGTGGCTGCTCTCCCGCGCGTCGGGCACCGGCGCGCGGCTGGGCACGGCCACGTCCGGGGCGGTGCTGCCGCTCTCGGTCCCGGCGCTGCTGGCGGCCCTGATCGAGGCCGGGTTCGCGCTGTACGCCCTCGGCGCGCTCCGCGAGCCTCCCCGCCCCCGGAGCACCCCGCGCGAGGTGTTCCGCGGCATTCCGGCGGCCGTCTCGGAGGGGCTGCGGCTGGGCGGACGCGACGCACTGGTCCGCCGGGTGCTCCTCGGCGCGGCGGCCGCCGGCAGCGCCCTGGCCACCGTCGAACTCCTGACGCCGGGACGGGCCGCGGCGTTCACCGGGACCCCGGAGTCGGGCGCGCTGCTGTTCTCCGTGCTCGCCTGCACCGGCTTCGTCTGCTCGGCGGCCGGCAGCCACCTGGCGCCGCTCACGGCCCGGCTCGCGGGCGGCGGCGAGCGCGCGGTGCGGCTGGGGCTCGGAGCGGGCGCGTTCGGCGTGCTGCTGCTCGGCGCGACGTCGCTGTCTGCGTCGGCGTCGGCGGGCCCGCTCGCGATGGCCCTCGCGGCGGGTGGCTACGGTCTCGTGTACTTCGGGCTCGGTGCCGCGGGGCCGAACCAGAACGAGCTGCTGCACCGGCGCGTCGCCCGCGCCGGACGCGCCACGGCGCTCTCCGTGCAGTCGCTGGCCCTGCAACTGACCGGCGCCCTCACCGGCCTGGTGATCGGTGTCCTGCCGGAGGGGCCGGCGCGCTGGCTGCCGGGCGGTGCGGCGCTGGTGGCGGGCGCGCTCGTCTGGCTCCGGCGGACCGGGACCGGCCGGCTCCCCGCCCGTACGGCGACGGCGAAGGCGACGGCCGAGGGCGCCGCGAAGGACCCGACCGCCGGGAGCCGGAGCGGGACCCCGCCCCGGGCCGTGCGCGGTTCGTCGCGGTAG
- a CDS encoding DUF4180 domain-containing protein, translating into MDEAVLTPDPAAEAAALAPGEEPTEEAAPVNTVRTVHGVTVLICPAEGEAIKGEREVLDFCIGDAFHHEARWVVVPVERLDGAFFRLDTRVAGEIIQKFVTYRVGVVVLGDVSHHIEGSNAFRDFVRECNRGGQTWFLADLAELHEKLAG; encoded by the coding sequence ATGGACGAAGCCGTTCTCACGCCGGACCCCGCAGCCGAGGCCGCCGCGCTTGCGCCGGGGGAGGAGCCGACGGAGGAGGCCGCGCCGGTCAACACGGTGCGGACCGTCCACGGTGTGACCGTCCTGATCTGCCCCGCCGAGGGCGAGGCCATCAAGGGGGAGCGCGAGGTGCTGGACTTCTGCATCGGCGACGCCTTCCACCACGAGGCCCGATGGGTCGTCGTGCCCGTGGAGCGGCTCGACGGGGCGTTCTTCCGGCTCGACACCCGTGTCGCGGGCGAGATCATCCAGAAGTTCGTCACCTACCGGGTGGGGGTCGTGGTCCTCGGGGACGTCTCGCACCACATCGAGGGCAGCAACGCGTTCCGCGACTTCGTCCGCGAGTGCAACCGGGGCGGCCAGACGTGGTTCCTGGCCGACCTCGCCGAGCTCCACGAGAAGCTCGCGGGCTAG
- a CDS encoding SigB/SigF/SigG family RNA polymerase sigma factor, with protein sequence MPGSSAAAEARTARPAGKARPEAGVPHAPGPASGSDAGLPVVADPQRVSPLDAKQLSKVFFTRLRTLEEGTPQHQYVRNTLIEMNMSLVHFATRGFRSRTGSGAGAEMEDVVQAGTIGLIKAIDRFEPDRGVEFSSLALPFITGEVKRHFRDTTWAVRVPRRLQELRLDLAKARDALAATSGRAPTVRELAGHMGLAEEAVIEGLVAANGYASESLDAPLPAEERGGRAQSPYRQPVAEETARAIELFEDLHTLGPLLERLSDRDREILHLRFERELTQAEIGAELGISQMQVSRILARVLARLRTALLAP encoded by the coding sequence GTGCCCGGTTCCAGCGCAGCGGCCGAAGCCCGTACCGCACGTCCCGCCGGTAAGGCGCGGCCCGAGGCCGGAGTCCCGCACGCGCCCGGCCCCGCATCCGGTTCCGACGCCGGTCTGCCGGTCGTCGCCGACCCGCAGCGGGTCTCGCCCCTGGACGCGAAGCAGCTCTCCAAGGTGTTCTTCACCCGCCTGAGGACCCTGGAGGAAGGCACCCCGCAGCACCAGTACGTCCGCAACACCCTCATCGAAATGAACATGTCACTCGTCCACTTCGCCACCCGCGGCTTCCGCAGCAGGACCGGCAGCGGCGCCGGCGCGGAGATGGAGGACGTGGTGCAGGCCGGAACCATCGGCCTCATCAAGGCGATCGACCGGTTCGAACCGGACCGCGGCGTCGAGTTCTCCTCCCTCGCCCTCCCCTTCATCACCGGCGAGGTCAAACGGCACTTCCGGGACACCACCTGGGCCGTACGGGTCCCGCGGCGGCTCCAGGAACTGCGCCTCGACCTCGCGAAGGCGCGCGACGCCCTCGCCGCGACCTCCGGCCGCGCCCCGACCGTCCGGGAACTGGCCGGACACATGGGCCTGGCGGAGGAGGCGGTGATCGAAGGGCTCGTGGCGGCCAACGGCTACGCGTCCGAAAGCCTGGACGCGCCGCTCCCCGCGGAGGAGCGGGGCGGACGCGCGCAGTCCCCGTACCGCCAGCCGGTCGCCGAGGAGACCGCCCGGGCGATCGAGCTCTTCGAGGACCTCCACACCCTCGGCCCGCTCCTGGAGCGCCTCTCCGACCGGGACCGCGAGATCCTCCACCTGCGCTTCGAGCGCGAGCTCACCCAGGCCGAGATCGGCGCCGAACTGGGCATCAGCCAGATGCAGGTCTCCCGCATCCTGGCCCGCGTCCTGGCGCGCCTGCGGACGGCCCTGCTCGCCCCGTAG
- a CDS encoding HAD family hydrolase — MDGTLVDTEVLWWRTTEEIAAGLGHTLTGADAPEVVGRAVEDTAAHLVRTAGAGDPAEVAAALTGGFFDRVEDGAPMRPGAQRLLTALEAEGVPFALVSASPRVVVDSVVGGSLAHVPFAFTLSADDTARTKPHPDPYRTAAARLHLAPERCVAVEDSPDGAASAEAAGCAVLVVPSLLAVPPSGPRTFADSLEAVTPDVLRRCLAAAAAART, encoded by the coding sequence ATGGACGGCACGCTCGTCGACACCGAGGTCCTGTGGTGGCGGACCACCGAGGAGATCGCCGCGGGCCTCGGCCACACCCTCACCGGGGCGGACGCCCCGGAGGTGGTCGGCCGCGCGGTGGAGGACACCGCGGCCCACCTCGTACGGACCGCGGGCGCGGGGGACCCCGCCGAGGTCGCGGCCGCGCTCACCGGCGGCTTCTTCGACCGGGTGGAGGACGGGGCCCCGATGCGGCCCGGCGCCCAGCGGCTGCTGACCGCGCTGGAGGCCGAGGGGGTGCCCTTCGCGCTGGTCAGCGCCTCACCGCGGGTGGTCGTGGACTCGGTGGTCGGCGGTTCGCTGGCCCATGTCCCCTTCGCGTTCACCCTGTCCGCGGACGACACCGCCCGCACCAAGCCGCACCCGGACCCCTACCGGACCGCCGCGGCCCGCCTCCACCTCGCACCGGAGCGGTGCGTGGCCGTGGAGGACTCACCGGACGGAGCGGCCTCGGCCGAGGCCGCCGGGTGCGCCGTCCTGGTCGTGCCGTCCCTGCTGGCCGTCCCGCCCTCGGGGCCGCGGACCTTCGCGGACTCCCTGGAGGCGGTCACCCCCGACGTACTGCGCCGCTGCCTGGCCGCCGCCGCGGCCGCCCGGACCTGA